The genomic stretch agtcactctgacatttcccataccttctgcattaagatatttgtcatcagcacatctgatctttgtcctcttttcagagtcaaagtcaaccagccatttcttgtttccagtaagatgatttgaacaaccagtgtccatataccaccagtctatcagatccatatcatcagattcagaggccatcaatagcacagattcgtcatcagaacttctggctatatttgcttcttctgattttctctccttgtttgaccaacagtctctagcaaagtgaccaaacttcttacagcagtaacattggattttcttcttgtcatacttctcttttcccttctgagcatttttttgtctatcagaggttgagctttctgacttctgaccaccatcagatcttctcctggcttctgactgcttctgatacctcctatcagaagttgctttcagagcctgctgctctacttccctttcagaagttctctcagtcaaacgcaactcttgcgcttctagactgctctgcagctcttcaattctcatggtgctcagatctttggaatgttctattgctaccacaatgtaatcaaattgagaggtaagggatctcaataccttctccatgattgtttcttcagaaagagtttctccacacgctttcatctcattagtgatcagaatcactctggagatgtattcagaaactttctcattattcttcatgttgagattctcatattgctttctcaaggactgaagcttcaccttcttcactgatgcgtcaccaccataacatctaaccagtgtgtcccacgcagcctttgctgtcgttgaatctgcaatcttctcaaacacatttacatcaacacattgatgaatgaagaacaatgctttctgatccttcttccttacttccttctgcgtgtttttctgttcatcggtcgcatctgctgctaccggaacataaccatcagtgacaagatctagaacatcttgagcaccgaacagtacacgcatttggatcatccaacgattccagtttttaccgtcaaatactggaagtttggtgttcatgttgccgtttccgttcatctttctaccttgcacaatacactcagatttctcacacagtgtttcccaacccacagaattaaaattctgatcagattttgttcaagattcaacacgaatctaagaatcaaaatcaaacacacaagacctcacgttcactcgtgtttcccgtgtttcccaatgaatctgaaccggagctctagataccaattgttggtgcaaaggtagaatatatgatgaatggaaatattcttattcagagaatgatggctacaaaaaggattaaaagttacaatgattgacaccctatttataagcctctaacaaacttaaatatgaatcaaatctaatatttaaatctaatatctaacaaacttaaatatgaatcaaatctaatatttaaatctaatatctaacaaacttaaatatgaattaaatctaataattaaatctaatagTTTTTGCTCTATTGCAGTGTATCGTTGTTACTGATGACAACCGAGGCATCTATTGTAGAAAATATGAGTGATAAAAACAAACCTCCTCAAAGGGTGGCAGATATGGATGATTTGGACTACTAACTTTTCTTAAATATGTTGAGAATATTTTGGCTTATAATGAACTTGTATATCAGGTTATTACTTGAATGATAATGTAATTGTAATATAATGCTAATACTTTATCACTTAGATGATGATGAAAATGTAATATAATGAAAATAGTTTATGGTttattaattcttttaattatatAGAATGAAGTTTAATGAGTATTCATGTGATTAGTGTTATAGGAATGATAGAATTCAGGTTAGAATTTATTGGTCCAAACCGATTCAACCCAACCGAATGAACCGTATAAACCGATAATCCATCAACCGATAAAACCGAACTTAGTTTTGGGTGAAACTGGATTTAACTTTTTCAACCGTGGATTAGCTCGGGTTAGCTATTTCGGGCCCGAACCCACCCATAACCGACCGCCGTTCACCCCTAactaatattttttttataactATTGGATATCTCTTATTATTtgttatttaattaatttatttaacTTTTAGAATTATGTCTAATTGATAATGGGCCTTAAGGGACCCTTAGATCTACACCCcctattttatttaattattttagtTAATTAAGCTAATAACTATTAATTTTATTATTACTTCATTTAACAAAGGGATTAATTCATTCAAGTTAGGATTTTCTAAATGTTAATCATTTATTTTCTGgtttgatttattttatttatggtttaattaattaatttttgaataattttattaattaattataatattcaATTGAACTAAATTAGGGGTTTTGAATTAGGataattaaatcaagaaataTGGGATAAAATTAGAGATAATTTCTAAGACTTTATGGGATAAAAATCAGGGATAGAAAATGAGATAAATAGATACATTATATTAcatcttatttaatttattttcttaataaaattaaattaaatttttgtaataaaatattataataatcAATTGGGATAAAGACATGGGATATAATATGTGATAAAATTTTAAGGGGTTTCAAAGGATAAAAATCAGGGATAAAATCAGGGACAAGTTATATCTAACATTCTaatatttttttcttaaaataaattaaatatcATCTTTACAAATAATCAAGGGATAAAATCAAATTCGACGCACTTCAAACTATAAGTCCTCTACCTTAGTGTATTGAGGCATTTTCTTAAAATCAATCACTTCTCCGCCCTCGATGCATGAGAAtttttaagggataaaaacaatcaacaaacaaTTTTTTTCTACCAGAACTACGAGACTTTGATCCTTCAATGAACTTGGAGGTACGTAGGCATAtagttgtaaactctagcgagtacaataatcaaaaacatttttaagTTTTCCTTTCTCAGTTAATCAAATTTattttaaatgataaaataattttcaataaaaaagataaataattaatcaataataattaataaaacAAACATCTCAAGGACACATTAATCCTAAAAttagaggaggatcccattgagtataatggaggtaaggggtgcctaacactTTCCCCTTATTTAACCGACTCCCGGACCTAGCATCTTACCCTTAGTTcataggttttatcattatttccctgttccttaggaacgaatcaaggatggtggcgactctgtcatttttccagccgcgacaaCATCCATTCATGGAAATGTCAAGAAATGTGTATCACTCCATAACAATATGAGAGAAGGGGTCAAAGGGAACATGACATCCTTCTAAATAATAGAGGGGTTGATTACCCACTCCCCCTCTTCTATAAGCGATTACTACTTATTAAGAGCTTGAAGTCCACACCTAGATATTTCTATAAATACCTCAATTTTAAGGTTGAGGAGGGATACAATTCATGACACAAATATACCACATACAAAGCTTATTACCTTACTACTTGAGCTAGATTTATCCTCTTAACAAACCCTAAAAATTTATGACAACTTTAATTACTAGGGGTTGGCATGTATTATACTTATAATAAATACAATAGGTGCCCATCGTGGGCCCCTAGTAAAACTGACATGGGCCAAAAATTACAATATTTAATTAGATTGTTGTCCTCACGTTCAACCCCTATGTACATCATGGTGAATAACAAGGCACCAACTTTGGCCGACAATGATTCTGATGACGAGAAAAATGCCATGGCAAAGATGTGCGCTGCAATGGACGACTTACGCCTATAAAACCAAAATTTAGAGGAAAACATGATCCATATCAAACTACATCAGAAAGAGGTTGAACCTACAAAATAGGTTGACATATTAGACCCTAACCTCTATCATATGAAATATGAGAGACGCTAGTGCAAGAAAACTTCAAGTCACCTTCGTTGGCTAAGTTTGATGGATGCAACGACCCGTATGAGTATGCATCTGCCATTAACATGCATAAGGAAATCACTGGAGCTTTGAATTCCTTGAAATGAAAGCTCATCTTTGGAACCTTTAGATATGTAACCTAAGGTGGTACATGGGCCTGTCCCCCGTTATATGTCACTAATTATTAGTACTTGGTGAAGAAACTAGTCCACCAGTTTGCAGCAAGCAGACACAAAAAGATGGTTGCCACCAACCTTTTCAACATTCTTCAAGGGTCCTCTCAATCCTTGAGGGAGTACCTCACTTGCTCCAATAAGACAAAGATCAAGGTCGTCCCCCAACCATGAAATGCTTGTTGGAGCATTTCAAAATGGGCTAAAGGAGAGACATTTTAATGAATGCCTCAGCCAAAGCCCAATGACTTCCTTGGTTGAGGAGGTGGCACATGCATAATGTTTATAAAGGACGAATAAATAAATTCATAAAATAAGGAAAGAGATGTCAAAGAGCATACCCTAGTAGTCCTGACAATTCACAACAGTCACATAAGAATCACTACACCTTGTCCATCAGAGAAAACACATGTGTTGAAGCAAAGTAGAAAACTTGTAGAGAGTTTCACGCCTCTAAACACTCACTGTGAGCATATATGGCAATAAGTCATCCACATGCACGACATTCCATAATCTCCAACTCAAAAGTTAAATGTCATGGGGCCTGAGCATAATAGATGATGCAAGTTTAAAAAAGTCAATGAACATCATACTAAAGATTGTTATTGGCTAAAGAAGGATATCAAGCTTCTGATCCAAGAATGTCACCTAAAGAAATATGTCGAGGGAGACTCTGCCCAAAGTCCATGCAAATGCAGCTCTTAGAGGCGAGATGCTTCTAAGATTCCCGAGTCCAAAAATGGAAAATAACTAAGTAAATGGGAGGGGGATGAGGAAAGAACCGTACGCCACACCCTTAATACCATCATAAGAGGATTCTCCGGAGGCGGAAAGACCAATTATGCTCATCGAAGATACGTTTACCAAATTCTAACCATCGAAGGCTTGCCTGCCAACTTTGATTTGGGTAAGTTTAAAGTTCTAGAATATGAGATTATGTTTTTTAGAAGGGTGTTGCAAGTATCGACCTGCATGATAATGACCCTATGGTAATAACCGTATGGTGTGACGATTGAGAGATTAAGAGGGTGTTTATCCATCAAGGAAGATCCACATACATCCTATATTGGGACGCTTTTGAAAGACTTCACCTAGACCTGAACAACCTCAAAGCTTTGCAAGGATCATCGGTGGGGTTCTCAGGCAAAAAAGTGCAGGTAAAGAGTTACATTACATTGAATACTATGTTTGAAGTAAAAGAAAACACTTGATAAATCAAGGAAATATACCTTGTTATATAAGCATCTTCCTCATATAATATGATTATATGTCGGTCTATTTTCAACCAGCTAGGAGCCACCTTGTCTATATTGTATCTTTGCATGAAGTATCCAGTCATAGATGAGAGAGTTAGGATCATATATATGATCCAAATATCACCAAGAAGTGTCATATAAAAACTGAAGCTGAAGAATACTAAGGTCGTATGAGTGAATGTTGTAGGCATAAAATGGGGAGCCAAGTCACATGAGGTAACTCTCGAGGATGAAAGTCTACTCACTCCACTCTAGGAAAGCACGAAGGGGACAAGAGAAGACAATTctttaaaaaaatgaatttttagGCATTAAGCCATATATTGTTTAGtttcatttattcattttatttgtttaagGTGACATGTTATCTTTGTTGCTTATATGGCTAAATTCGTGACATTCTTTGTTCTATGGGGAGCCTTTTTTCTCTATATTTGCAATAAGGTTAAATGTTTTTTAAATTAGACCATCACATTATTATATAAATTGGGAATATTATTGCCTTGTTTTTCATAAGCTAAAAAATTGGAAAGAAGCCCCCACTGAAACCAACCTTAGAGGAGACAACACACGCTAGATTCTCATGGAGGAATCCTTGCTTCCCTTTGAGGCAATTATATATCTTGGATCCTCACAAAAGAGTCCTTGCCGCCTTTTGAGGTGATCACACATGTTGGATCCTCGTGAAATAATGCTTTCAGCCCTTCGAGGTGATCACACATGTTGGATCCTCGTGCAGAAATCTTTGTCACCCTCGAGGCACCAATGTTACCCTCATGCATGAGTCCTTGTTCTCCAAGACGGTAGCAAGGCCAAAACTTGTTCAAAGAATAATCAAATACAACTTACacaaaaagaaaataataattaAGGCATGCAATCAAGTCCCTAGGTATGAAAATAAAATTGGATCCCTCGAGAGCAATATTCTTAGTTACATAAAAAAGCCCATGAGGCATAGTCGAATAAGCTGCAAAGGGCGTGATTTCAAAATTAAGCCTAAAAGAGAcaaacataaacataaataacTCATGCTTATTGTCCCTTCTCAGGGGAATGCCTTTCCTCAAGAGGTGATGGAtgctcgcaaacccatcaactttAGGGATCTGAATCACCTTGTCTTTTGGAGCAACAAAGGAGATCACTTCCTATTTCTGGGTTTTAGGGGAATAGGATTCAGAAGGTGAATCACTCTTAACTTTCATCTTGGTCCCTTAGTATTCAAGCCATCCATGCGACTATGAGGATTGTTGATTCCCGAGCGCTCAATCTTTTTCTTTGCCAAGTGTCCATTCCTTTCGTTTAAGGAGACTTTCGACATCTTATCTGCAAAAAAAGAAGAATAACACATATGAGCCATATGGCCAGTAAAAAATACCAAGCAAGAGAAATCATGATATTGAACCTACTTAGATATTTATCCATGTCTTTATCATCCCCTTAACCCAAGGCGATTATGGTACGAGAACCCCGACCTTAAACACATCCAAAAGTTGGACCACCTTCATCTCATCAGGTGCGAGGTATTCAAATATGTACCCATTGATCACCATTGGATTGTTTGTCCCAGCTAGAGGAAAGCGACGAGTGCCATCCACCTTAGTAGTCACTATGGAGGATCCATCTCGTCCTATCACCTTCAAAAACGTATCCTTCCAATTCTTGTAGTGATTGGACTATTAGTTGAACAAAGTTCTCCTAAACAAGGCACCTAGGGTCATCCCAACCTCTTTTAATGGCAACCTTAGTGCAATAGAAGAAGAAAGACATCTATATGGTAAGATGAACCCCCAACCCCCAACATATGATCCCAACCGCCTAGGTCAAACTCCAGCCATTGGGCATGATCTGAGATGGGGTGACGTCAATCGCCTTTAAAACCCCCGCCTTAAATAAGGATAGGTCACAAACAACAAGAAGGTGAAGGTATAAGTATGGATTGGGATAATCGTCTAAAACGACCATATTGGCTATCTCCGTCGTATAACACGTCTTTAGTATGACTTATTCCTCGTCATCTGAGGATGAGAGGTTAACATGCTGCCCAAAAGAGGCTATTCTTTCCTCAATAATGTAATGGGACCCAAAATCCTCTACGTACTTGTGCTTAGTGCAGAGGTGGCCATTATCTTCTTGTGTGTTGATAAAACATAGGGAAAAAGTCATTATTGCTACCACCACTATTAACAATATCAGAGCTCCCAAACATGCAATAGCTTCATCAATTTGTAGTAAATTAACGCGTAATTTACTGGTCTCGCCAAAATACCTAATCATCACCATAAACGGGTAAAGGAAGAAGAAAGAGTATCAAATATGTATCTGTAAACATGGATTTGAACTTGAGAAGATTGAAAGACTCATGAAAGATTGAGAGAAAACTTTCAAAGACTTTTGAGATAAAAATATGCGAAAGAGTATAAGAGTTATGGTTGAACCCCTTTAATAGAGGTTTAGAGACTATGAATGATCAAATGTCTCCAAGATTTCCCATGATATGCAAAAGGATTTGCACGCTTTTGACACATGTGAAGGATAAAATCCAATTTGGCAGCCCAAGGCTAAAATCATCATTGATCATATCTAATGCCTCACATGTTTTTCACCTCAACCATCATTTAGGGGATTTTCCTAAATTGATGTTTGAGGATTTACCTCATTGACACCTAGGGGAATATCCCATTCCATTCTTGAGGGATTCTCCTTAGACTTGAGGGACTTATCTAGATAAGAAAGGGAAGGAAAACTAAATGACTTCGCCCTTTCCAAGCTCTCGTGTTTGAGGGATTGTGTATTGCTATATTTGTAAAGGGCCCATAAAAGGTTCATTGAAGGAGGGCAATATAATATGTCACCCACAACGGCCTCTTAGTCGCTTATTTATCAGAGCAGACGCCCATTTCTTGGTTGTGTTGTTCGTTTCCTAGTTTACACACTCGTTTGTGGGAATGTGAAATAGAGTGTCCTAATCCAAAACGGTACAAGAGAGGGAGTCAAAGGGAATATCACGTACTTCTGGATAATAGGGGAGTTGATTGCCCACTCCCCCGCTCCTATAAGCAATTGCTACTTCCTGGGAGCCTGAGGTTCATGCTTAGAGATTTCTATAAATACCCAACCTTGAAGAGCGATCTGATTCATGACACAACAACACCACCTAGAAAGCTTCCCACCCCATATGCGAGCTAACTTTAACATCGACAAATCCTAAAAATCTGTGACAACCTTTAATGATCAGGGGTTGTCACATATTATATTTATAACAAGTACAACATGTAAATCATAATTCTACCTCCCACTTCCTCACCCATCAAATAAATTGAATTCCTTTGTTGAAAACCATCATTGTATGATAATTCAATTTGTTGACATTGATTTTTTTAAACTTTTCGTTGAGATGACAACATATATGTTGGTTCTTTCCAATATGAAATATGGTTCTGTTCCTCTAGAAAATCACATATTATCCAAACTTCACCGATGTTTTTAAGTCTTATCCTTGCCTGATAGTCAGTTATAGTCCTAACTCTTGGTTTGATTGTCTTATAATCTCGTTTATCTAGTTTTCGCAAACCTTCTTTGCAACAAAAAATCTACAAGAAGTAGTTGAACTGTCTTTACTCATGTGTATGTATAATTTTCTCACTCCAAGTCCAACTCTCCCACCAAAATCAATCCAAAATTTTTAAACATCATTCATGCTATAAAAAATAATGTGGTATTCTTTTGGAttatttatatatgttttttaCTCTTAAAAATAAGGTGTTGGATTAATAAATGGTTGAGTTTTggggaaaaagaaaaaaatagacAATTTTTAAGGAGAGACTTAATTGTAACTTTAGtccttttattttttatttttttgttttgatcccCCATTTTAAAAACTATGTTTTTGGTCCTTTTTAAGTTTTTGTATTGAATTTTAGTCCAAAAAAGGGGGTCAAAATCCAACACAAAACttaaaaaagaataaaaatcGTGGTTTTTAAAATAGAGGTACCAAAATccaaaaattaaaataaaacagggAGACCAAAATTGCAATTAAGTTTTTTTACAATTGTGTGTTTGTGAATTTTTAATAGctaatataataaaattataaataaaatacaaaatataaaataatttaaaaataaatttatgACAAATTAAATGAATATAAAAATGatgtgattttttttttaataatttagTACTTGAAATTCATTTTTTAAAGATGAATAAATGATGTCTAACGTGAATTAGAACTCACGCCTCTATCTTACATAATTATCGGAAATGAGATAGTAGAATTTTATTATTGACTCAAAATTAAATTAAGATAACTTAATAAAAGTTTTATAATTTTCATGTTGACTTCAACTCTATGTTGCAAAATTTCAATAACACAAATCATTTAACTGGAATGAATTGCAAGACTTcaaaactaaaaataaataaaaatagagaaaatgaatAATGTATCGAAGATATAAATTTATTTTACAATTTCAAATGAATAATACATCATATTAAATTAAAATCGAAAATTTTAAATTACTTGATAAAATAATATATCATATTAAATGACCGTGTAAAAATATTGAAGATAATTTCCCCCTAGTGAGTAAAACCATGTGTAGTGACCATATTCCATGAACCAATAGCATTAATTACATTTTCTTCCTACCATCATTTTATTCATATCACAATCACTACTTCACATGTTCATGTGATACTGTATCTGATTCATCAACCTGCGATTTCCGCTTAATCAAAAAAGCGCGATGATGAATCGCTTAAAGGATGGTTCGCGCTACATATCCAAATCCAACATCAAAAAGCTTTTCGATTTTCATTTTCACTCAAACGTTGTTCATAACCAGCGATTTGGAACCCTGGTGGATCATCAATTGAGCAGGGACTTTTTCGTCAAACTTTGGGTTTCTGATAGCAGAATGCGAAACCCTAGAGGTAAGAAATTGATCAAATCTCGAGGTGTTGATTTTGATCCTAGATGGTTTTCTGCTTCTTCTGTTGGTGCTGGCACGAGTAGGCCTAAACGAGTCTTGAAGCAACCTCCTATAAGTCAATCTGTTTCTGAATTTTCACAACCGGAATCTCCAGAAGAGGTCAAATTTGTGTTTTTTGTTGCTTTCATATGGAATTTTATCTTAGACTTGAGTAATGTGTTTAGGGATTTCAGAAAAGATAAAGGAAATATGGTTGGTGTGGTAGCTGTAGTTTCAGGATAATTATTGTGCATATGCATTTATGATGCTAGTTTAGAGATTAATTGTAGCATGGTTATGGTGTTAGAGTAGAGGCTATCTTGATCTTTGGTAGGGTTTAGGCTATGATTAGAGAGAGCTTAATGGTAGGATGATTAAGACTAGCTTAGCTTTGATTAATTTATAGAAGATTGCGGGAGTTATTTTCGGATAAATTAAGTTTATGATTCTTCACTTGAGAAAAATCCTTCTAATCTTATGAGTgtttatatatataaaagttaaaGAAGAGAGCTTTTGAAAAATTGAGATATAGAAACTAAATTTCAATATTTATGTAGTTATTTTAACATGGAGAGTTCTGCTTTCCACTTCTTGATCTTGTTAGGCCAAGGTAGCACCTCTGCTTGCCAGGTCCAACTTGCTAATTACCAGAGATATCGAGTGGGCGAATCTTGTGTTGGGATTTGAACAGGTGACCCTCTTTATTTTGGATGGTTGGTTCCTTTAGTTATATTTGTCACAAAAGCAACTTCTTTATTCTTGTTAATTTATCATTTTCATTTCATGTGATGGAAAGTTTCTAAACATTTATTCTTGTATTTTTAGAAGATATTGCTCCAATGTCTTCTAAAAAGTTTATTATTCTTGACTTCATGTCTAATTTGGTGACTTTGTATGGCCGTATTGTAGGAAAATCGTTATGCCATTGTAGATGCATGCTACCCACAGTCGGTCAGTGATAATCCTCATCTCCTGCTCACTTCACTACTCACTAATACCGTCTACTTATAGTTTCCTTGCATAGCTCATAGTAATGATGGTCGACCTTGTTTGCTTCATGTTATGATGCAGCCAGTAGGTTTAATTCGTGAACAGAGCAACATCATTACCAGACAGGTAGATAATTCAATAATTTAATCTTCACTCCCTTTGATTGCTTAATCTATACAATTTTTCATTTATGTTCCTCATGGAAATAAGTTAATAATATTgtccatttcatcatcattttaCATCAACAAGAACTTAGATGCTTGCATATTTGATAGGTAGAAAAGTTTTCATTATATTACTCATTTTGTATCACTCCCTCCATACATGTAGGCTGTTCTTTTTCCTAGAATAGTATGGAGTAGCTAATACTTTAAAAGTTGAGGAGACACACCGAGTTTAACATCTTAATATAGAAAAGTGACAACATGGATAGGGATACAATATTTTCAATTAATCATTTGGTAATTTATCTATCAATAGTCAGTATTAAGGCCCTTATTGTTAGTGTCATAAGGATGCAGAACAGGCAATTGATAAACTTGTACAAAAATTTCCCAAGATAATGGTCAGTCCTTCAATTGTACTACTGTAGGAATATGTATTCTATTATGAGTCTGATTCAATGACATTTCCTAATCACCTCCCAGTCTAGATCTTATGTCACTCCCCAATTAGATTTGACTAGCAATGTGATTCATTATTAAATTATTTACTTCTCTAGATTATATGGGAGAATAGACACACCTTATTTGAATTGAAATTTAATATAAGGCCAAACACCACTAAGCTTCCCTAAGGTCTTCTTAAGAATACAAAATAGCCCCTCTTGTTTAAAGCAAACACCAACATCCCTTGACACCATTTGTGCTCCATTAAGGCTCTTTCATCTCTTTCTCATGGCTACCCCCCACTTTCATCTGAAGGCTCTTCATTTTGCAGATCTAATTTTCAAAACAACTTTATTGTTTTGGAGTTTTTGTGCCTTTTGCATGAGAGGTTAAACTCAAATATCAACCATGAAGTTTGATCAGAGCTTCAAGAATGATGCGTAGAGATATATCTCTCAACTTTAGGAACAATGTTTGGAAATGAACTCTGTTCACGAACTCAGCTCAGGAAAAATGAGCGAGGGGGTTAGCCACTTTATTTATTTGGGGAATTGATAGAGAAGATTACAAAATAACTCTAGAgctttttattattttttttctttctgtaaCCTGAGTTTCAGTGTCCAAATGAGAGTGGGCAAGTGTTTTTCTGAAACTAGAAGTGGGGTAAGGGGCATTTGAATATACATCAGGGGTGGTGAGTATAATTTGTCCCTAATATAATACCCCaaagtaaaaaaaaaatcattacgACAAACAGTTATGAACACCCACTCTAAATTTTGACATATGATTAGAACCATGTCTTATAATCATGTAGAACGGAAATATTTTTTTGACTTGTCTAGGTTTTGGGTTATCGCAGGGTCATCGTATTTTCTAACTTTTACATGGGTGTCGCAAACTTGGTGTCTATTAATAATCCCTCTTCTATCTATTCTAAAAAATATCTTCCACCTGACAGAATTTCACACATCTATTTCCTGCCATTTTTCCTCGTACCCGTGCAATCTTGCACCAGTTGCATGGGATCTTGCCATTTTTTTATAAAGAGGGAAATAAATTAAAGTGGGATAACAGCTGTTTAGATTTGGGCACTTTGCACAATGGCCAAGGCCTGGTGTATGTTATTCAGTGATGAATTCAATAATGGGTTCTTGATttatatattttgtttgattgatttgatcTTTTTCCTTTTTCTGTAATATTCATCTTTGtattatgaatttttaaaaatgttttattttatttcatcCTTTCTTGCTGCAGTTACTTCGTCTAAGGAGACCTTTTGTTGCACACATAACTGATGCTATGGGGAATGAGCTCTTTAGGGTGAGAAACATATATTTTTTGTACTGCTTTTTTAGTACACATAATTTTTTAGGATTCACACTAGTGTCTTAAGTAGAGCATCTGTATTTAATTAATTTCTCCTTAATTTGAGTTAAGAATATTCTTTTCTATTGTTAGGTTCGTAGACCCTTTTGGTGGATAACAAGCTCAATTTATGCGGAAATTGATGGTAAGGTATGCCATTTTTGTTAACTGCTGTACACTGCTGCTGCATCATTCAGTTATTTACGAGCAATTTCGCTGTTAGTT from Lathyrus oleraceus cultivar Zhongwan6 chromosome 7, CAAS_Psat_ZW6_1.0, whole genome shotgun sequence encodes the following:
- the LOC127100740 gene encoding altered inheritance rate of mitochondria protein 25 encodes the protein MMNRLKDGSRYISKSNIKKLFDFHFHSNVVHNQRFGTLVDHQLSRDFFVKLWVSDSRMRNPRGKKLIKSRGVDFDPRWFSASSVGAGTSRPKRVLKQPPISQSVSEFSQPESPEEAKVAPLLARSNLLITRDIEWANLVLGFEQENRYAIVDACYPQSPVGLIREQSNIITRQLLRLRRPFVAHITDAMGNELFRVRRPFWWITSSIYAEIDGKEIGVVHRRWHLWRRLYDLYLGNKQFAVVENPGLWNWTFTLKDIDGEVLAQVDRDWRGFGFEILTDAGQYVIRFGGSDPSSKIGLANAIQDLDVRRPLTLAERAVAVALAISLDNDYFSRHGGWGLPFFDVGE